In Oryza glaberrima chromosome 8, OglaRS2, whole genome shotgun sequence, the following are encoded in one genomic region:
- the LOC127781780 gene encoding uncharacterized protein LOC127781780, with the protein MFDDDDDVEPPVNDVDIYYFEESEDKPVCFSVLPIKFDENEEVACSDYKELNLRGFTDNNRHVFKKVIAWRVDLDCQRPKISVLSSDGKWIELLKPRMCYYEKKVRSILITVQMLHFVRKCPKKQQRSLFDHLGEVFNKFGPVPNGDDIKKHHHLIKLFMERDPILVKSKIIQCFIEDASRKAIEPIPRRACTEDRFIVSDESLESSDDCSYSDSDSSDDNNDDSTDEDTDTDGNATDDDTDMICAICDDGGKLLSCEGPCKRSFHARVKHGRKSKCRTLRFTSVELKLKESGTFLCENCEHNEHQCFKCGELEPSYGPNAKVFQCNKESCGHFYHPKCIAVLLEPEDTDGACKLEEMIADGMSFTCPVHWCFKCAKMEDRTRSEFQFAVCRRCPRSYHTECLPSEISFETKDKGAPKLAWKIKKRSYFYCLHHGIDATTGTPSGEHIKFPSIPKIKKTKNLSKKDAQVTGKRKKSGNKFSTKSTKLANVSPRGESKQTRRVARNSSSEHIALEHGCAVKRLKKDLQFEVPLVDVSARLSGAKTVEGKEGQPGTPSSFVMGEISKSASCAVDGETEKRVTSTAEKEISAGTSQDMATKDVLRQPRIEIDGLSECSVQIADKLHWYVQPGNTIVDLCFNMDNFSRLMKEKLEDVSKRCNFKNYDLFQHKNNLCFDESNWVTMQPKDLPHGLNLVMVLDLPLDIQAVSVNKFVDKVLTFKPRLIIIVSPTDIERLDCKEEPYHLIWEYNQHIFGKPLYQPGDVDVNDDAKNGLHVIPLCVSLWSFPDKTQENMRIAGKHGHLNVGHKAHSVMLKDSSVDKGAKGDNEIFTVGKEDTSEREQTSEHCSGERLIIPNVVTFHANQEQNDELQSLYKEKHANGSGGGNNLTSGKESDVHRGENACGHNSAARQKTEISKRENRMTDSTHEENIRSGKEKIPRDGSNKGTVKPDLVDGLSPDKHVDVAFVHKTTTNRVDTQQECGYNVAVDVDDNYALQHEPKSPHGNDNLRGTEMDTSGDNSRKTREQKEVTDGKRLDLDRKREAVRMKNVRDGHHEDDRTAHPQCVDVKSPSHNDDQRARGASVCKSRKRGTSNRILESRDTVSKNSARRQVPVERNGHAPYSRRPDYSATARRGSPSYPRRRRRSRHFSSERDWSTVPPRGNSPDTEYDGTRYNTEYDGYGSQSGCGYHGMDTLPVDRYYPQEHHNGAYRPQTNFGEEEQAAAYGRRRNDHGWGPDYRRRDSFDWEHRSSARGTVTDRYVPDLEQTNHQIPGQASLQDGYFMRRSRSFVNMHVPYY; encoded by the exons ATGtttgacgacgacgatgacgtggaGCCACCGGTTAACGATGTGGACATCTACTATTTTGAGGAAAGCGAGGACAAGCCAGTCTGCTTCAGTGTCTTGCCCATAAAGTTTGATGAGAACGAAGAAGTCGCATGTTCTGATTACAAGGAACTGAACTTGCGTGGATTTACAGATAATAACCGTCATGTGTTCAAGAAGGTGATAGCTTGGAGGGTAGATCTTGATTGTCAGAGGCCAAAGATCTCAGTGCTTTCGAGTGACGGGAAATGGATAGAACTGTTGAAACCACGGATGTGctattatgaaaaaaaagttcGATCAATATTGATCACAGTGCAAATGCTCCACTTTGTCAGGAAGTGTCCCAAGAAACAACAGAGAAGCCTTTTTGATCACCTCGGTGAAGTTTTCAA TAAATTTGGTCCTGTACCTAATGGGGATGACATAAAGAAGCACCATCATCTAATCAAGCTTTTCATGGAGAGGGATCCAATTTTAGTGAAGTCGAAG ATTATACAATGCTTTATTGAGGATGCTTCCAGGAAGGCCATTGAG CCCATACCAAGGAGAGCGTGTACAGAAGATCGATTTATTGTCAGTGATGAGTCACTTGAAAGCAGTGATGACTGCAGCTACAGCGATAGCGACAGCAGTGATGATAATAATGATGATAGTACTGATGAAGATACTGATACTGATGGTAATGCAACTGATGATGATACAGATATGATATGTGCCATATGTGATGATGGTGGAAAGTTGCTTAG CTGTGAAGGTCCATGCAAGAGGTCCTTCCATGCCAGGGTGAAGCATGGCAGGAAATCCAAATGCAGAACTCTCCGTTTCACTTCTGTGGAGCTAAAGCTAAAG GAAAGTGGAACTTTCTTGTGTGAGAATTGTGAACATAATGAACATCAATGTTTCAAATGCGGAGAGCTTGAGCCATCTTATGGTCCAAATGCTAAG GTGTTTCAATGTAATAAAGAATCTTGTGGGCACTTCTACCACCCCAAGTGCATCGCAGTGCTACTTGAGCCTGAAGACACTGATGGTGCTTGTAAATTGGAGGAAATGATCGCAGATGGTATGTCATTTACATGCCCTGTCCATTGGTGCTTTAAATGTGCAAAGATGGAGGACAGGACACGAAGTGAATTCCAGTTTGCAGTCTGCAGACGCTGTCCAAGATCATATCACACAGAATGTTTACCAAG CGAAAtttcctttgaaacaaaggacaAAGGTGCCCCAAAACTTgcttggaaaattaaaaaaaggagttACTTCTACTGTTT ACACCATGGAATAGATGCTACTACTGGAACACCTAGTGGGGAGCATATAAAGTTCCCTTCTATTCCAAAAATCAAGAAAACGAAAAATCTTTCTAAGAAGGATGCTCAAGTGACtggcaaaaggaaaaagagCGGTAATAAATTTTCAACAAAATCCACTAAGTTGGCAAATGTGTCACCTAGAGGAGAAAGCAAGCAAACCAGAAGAGTAGCAAGGAATAGTTCATCTGAGCATATTGCACTAGAACATGGGTGTGCAGTAAAGCGCTTAAAAAAGGATCTGCAGTTTGAAGTACCTCTGGTTGATGTTTCTGCTAGATTAAGTGGTGCAAAAACCGTGGAAGGGAAGGAAGGGCAACCTGGAACTCCGTCTTCATTTGTTATGGGGGAAATATCAAAGAGTGCATCTTGTGCGGTGGATGGTGAAACAGAAAAGAG GGTAACAAGTACAGCAGAAAAGGAAATATCTGCAGGGACATCCCAAGATATGGCTACAAAGGATGTACTGAGGCAGCCCAGGATTGAGATAGATGGTTTGTCAGAGTGTTCGGTTCAG ATTGCTGATAAACTTCATTGGTATGTGCAGCCTGGCAACACG ATAGTTGATCTCTGCTTCAACATGGATAATTTTAGTCGACTGATGAAAGAAAAGCTTGAAGATGTGTCTAAAAGGTGCAATTTCAAGAATTATGATCTCTTCCAACATAAG AACAATCTGTGTTTTGATGAGAGCAACTGGGTGACCATGCAACCAAAGGATTTACCTCATGGATTAAATCTA GTTATGGTCCTGGACCTTCCTCTTGATATCCAAGCCGTTTCAGTGAACAAATTTGTTGACAAAGTATTAACCTTTAAGCCAAGGCTTATTATAATAGTTTCCCCCACAGATATTGAAAG ATTGGATTGCAAGGAGGAGCCCTATCATTTGATATGGGAATATAATCAGCACATCTTTGGGAAG CCATTGTATCAACCTGGTGATGTGGATGTGAATGACGACGCAAAGAATGGTTTGCATGTAATTCCTCTCTGTGTTTCCTTGTGGAGTTTCCCTGACAAGACACAGGAGAATATGAGGATAGCTGGAAAACATGGCCATTTAAATGTTGGGCACAAGGCACATAGTGTCATGTTGAAGGATTCTTCTGTGGACAAAGGTGCTAAGGGGGATAACGAGATCTTCACAGTTGGAAAAGAAGACACTAGCGAGAGAGAACAAACATCTGAGCACTGTTCAGGAGAACGATTGATAATTCCCAATGTAGTTACTTTTCATGCAAATCAAGAGCAGAATGATGAGCTACAAAGCTTGTATAAGGAGAAACATGCTAATGGAAGTGGAGGCGGAAATAACTTGACATCAGGAAAAGAGAGTGATGTGCATCGGGGAGAGAATGCATGTGGGCATAACTCTGCAGCACGTCAAAAGACAGAGATCTCGAAGAGAGAAAACAGAATGACGGATAGTACACATGAAGAGAACATAAGATCAGGAAAAGAGAAGATTCCCAGGGATGGCAGCAACAAGGGGACAGTGAAGCCAGATCTTGTTGATGGACTATCTCCAGATAAGCATGTAGATGTTGCATTTGTGCACAAGACAACTACCAACAGAGTAGATACTCAGCAAGAATGTGGATACAATGTGGCTGTAGATGTTGATGACAATTATGCTCTTCAACATGAGCCAAAGAGTCCTCACGGCAATGATAATCTCAGAGGAACTGAAATGGATACTTCAGGTGACAATTCAAGAAAAACCAGGGAACAAAAGGAGGTGACTGATGGTAAGAGATTGGACTTGGATAGGAAAAGAGAAGCCGTTCGCATGAAAAACGTGCGAGATGGTCATCATGAAGATGATAGAACTGCTCATCCTCAATGTGTTGACGTCAAAAGTCCTTCGCATAATGATGATCAAAGAGCACGAGGGGCTTCAGTATGCAAGTCCAGAAAGAGGGGGACATCAAATAGAATACTAGAGTCAAGGGATACCGTGAGCAAAAATTCAGCTAGACGCCAGGTACCAGTGGAAAGAAATGGTCATGCTCCATATTCAAGAAGGCCTGATTATAGTGCTACTGCAAGGCGTGGGTCCCCTTCTTATCCAAGAAGACGTAGAAGATCAAGGCATTTCAGCTCTGAAAGAGACTGGAGCACAGTTCCTCCTCGTGGTAATTCACCCGATACCGAGTACGATGGTACTAGATACAATACCGAGTATGATGGATATGGATCCCAGTCAGGGTGCGGCTACCATGGAATGGACACTCTTCCTGTTGATAGATATTATCCTCAGGAGCACCACAATGGTGCATATCGACCTCAGACAAATTTTGGTGAGGAGGAACAGGCGGCGGCTTATGGTAGGCGTAGGAATGATCATGGATGGGGACCAGATTACCGCCGTCGAGACAGTTTCGACTGGGAACACAGGAGTTCAGCTAGAGGGACAGTTACAGATAGGTATGTCCCTGACCTTGAACAGACTAACCATCAGATACCAGGTCAGGCTAGCCTACAAGATGGCTACTTCATGCGTAGAAGCAGGTCTTTTGTGAATATGCATGTGCCCTACTACTAG